One Desulfovibrionales bacterium genomic region harbors:
- a CDS encoding nucleoside-diphosphate sugar epimerase/dehydratase, with amino-acid sequence MKVLLRNKNFWVMLAGDIALLGISYVLAYALRFEFHIPQDYMVILKKSIIPVVISKLLFFYWFKLYRGMWRYTSIADLLNIIKAVSISTMVVMVSILMFHRFQGYPRSVFVIDAILTLIFISGFRLAVRLLFVTDGHSLTIIRRNGQQKGRRLLIIGAGSAGEKMLREIRDNAHLEYDVIGFLDDDSNKVGRSIHGVPVLGVIDELKEFVIKKRIEEILIAIPSATGNQMKRIVELCKQTKVKYKTIPGIGELIDGRVSVKSIRDVSYEDLLGREPVHLEKEKIGRYLQGKRILITGAGGSIGSELCRQIARYNPAHLMLLDRTEKNLYDIEMDMWRNFSYIRYIPVLGDIRHKGEIKAIFERYRPEVVFHAAAYKHVPMLELNPWEAIYNNILGSKNVIEVACDSGIERFVLVSTDKAVNPTNVMGASKRVTELLVQTHANPGLTRFMAVRFGNVVGSSGSVIPLFKKQIEQGGPVTVTHPEVTRYFMTIPEAVQLILQAGTMGKDAEVFILDMGTPVKIVDMARDLIKLSGLEPEKDIDIEFIGLRPGEKLHEELVVVGEEVAPTGHDKILVLKQNGSGLLTKNDLEKNIRELVKLADARDAAGIKQKLKEIVPEYTPQEV; translated from the coding sequence ATGAAAGTCCTTCTACGCAATAAAAATTTCTGGGTGATGTTGGCAGGGGATATTGCTTTACTCGGAATCTCCTACGTCCTCGCCTATGCCCTCCGGTTTGAATTCCACATTCCACAGGATTACATGGTTATTTTGAAAAAGAGTATCATCCCGGTTGTAATAAGTAAGCTCTTATTCTTTTACTGGTTTAAGCTTTATAGGGGCATGTGGCGTTACACAAGCATAGCCGACCTCCTGAATATCATAAAGGCTGTTTCTATTAGTACGATGGTCGTAATGGTCTCTATCCTCATGTTCCACCGTTTTCAAGGCTATCCGCGTTCTGTCTTTGTGATTGATGCGATTCTGACCCTTATCTTCATTTCGGGTTTCCGTTTGGCGGTCCGCCTCCTTTTTGTCACTGACGGCCATTCCTTGACCATTATAAGACGAAATGGGCAGCAAAAAGGTCGAAGGTTACTTATTATCGGGGCTGGCAGCGCGGGGGAGAAAATGCTGCGCGAGATTAGGGACAACGCCCATTTGGAATATGACGTTATCGGTTTTTTGGATGATGATTCAAATAAGGTTGGTAGGTCTATACATGGAGTACCTGTTCTTGGCGTCATAGACGAACTAAAAGAATTTGTAATTAAAAAAAGGATAGAAGAAATCCTGATAGCCATCCCTTCTGCTACCGGCAATCAGATGAAGAGGATAGTTGAACTTTGTAAGCAGACGAAAGTTAAATACAAGACAATCCCCGGAATTGGTGAATTGATCGATGGCCGGGTGAGTGTAAAATCCATTCGAGATGTATCCTATGAAGACCTTTTGGGGCGGGAGCCTGTACACTTAGAAAAAGAGAAGATTGGCCGATACTTGCAAGGGAAAAGGATCTTGATCACAGGCGCCGGAGGCTCCATTGGTTCTGAATTGTGCCGGCAAATTGCCCGGTATAATCCGGCACACCTAATGCTGCTGGACCGGACGGAGAAGAATCTCTACGACATCGAAATGGATATGTGGCGAAACTTTTCGTATATAAGATACATTCCGGTCTTGGGGGATATTCGCCATAAAGGCGAGATTAAGGCTATCTTTGAAAGATATCGCCCGGAAGTAGTGTTCCACGCCGCCGCATATAAGCACGTGCCCATGTTAGAACTTAATCCTTGGGAAGCTATATATAACAACATCCTGGGATCAAAGAATGTTATAGAGGTAGCCTGTGATTCCGGCATAGAACGGTTTGTTCTGGTCTCAACTGACAAGGCCGTTAATCCGACTAATGTTATGGGGGCCTCAAAGAGGGTAACCGAACTGCTTGTCCAGACCCATGCCAATCCTGGTCTTACCAGGTTTATGGCGGTACGGTTCGGGAATGTGGTGGGGAGTTCCGGCAGTGTAATTCCGTTATTTAAAAAACAGATTGAGCAGGGCGGACCGGTTACCGTAACTCACCCTGAAGTGACCCGCTATTTCATGACTATACCGGAGGCCGTGCAACTTATATTGCAGGCTGGGACTATGGGAAAGGATGCCGAAGTGTTCATCCTGGACATGGGGACACCGGTTAAGATTGTGGATATGGCCAGGGATTTAATCAAACTTTCCGGACTTGAGCCTGAAAAAGATATCGATATCGAGTTTATAGGGCTCAGACCGGGTGAAAAACTACATGAAGAGCTGGTAGTTGTCGGTGAGGAGGTTGCTCCCACCGGCCATGATAAAATCCTCGTCCTGAAACAGAACGGATCCGGCCTTCTTACAAAAAATGATTTGGAAAAGAATATTCGGGAACTTGTGAAACTGGCCGATGCCAGGGATGCGGCAGGCATTAAACAAAAACTGAAGGAGATCGTCCCGGAATACACTCCGCAGGAGGTCTAA
- a CDS encoding glycosyltransferase family 4 protein: protein MEKFVLYTTCLILGGAGAWIIFLFAFRVGLVDHPNERSSHATPTPRGGGVGILAAFILASLFVKMPLTFWLPAALLTLFSFFSDKFELSPKIRLPIQFIAALFLVQLSAFSFQPSAFSLFLLAIFIVGTANFYNFMDGINGIAGVTGATGFGLIALFGSLSGTAASFVILAICLALSCLGFLPFNMPKARVFMGDVGSILLGFVFAAIVVYLSKSLIDIICLSAFLFPFYADELTTMYVRLRDRESLTRPHRRHLYQILANEYGMPHWKVSVAYGLSQLIIGTSVLLVRPFGSIMVLPLLMIYFAGFVLLTIRLRSGTARLTAKAQRTT, encoded by the coding sequence GTGGAAAAATTTGTTTTATATACCACTTGTCTGATTCTGGGTGGAGCCGGGGCTTGGATCATTTTTCTTTTTGCCTTCAGGGTTGGCCTGGTTGATCATCCAAATGAACGGAGCTCCCATGCGACACCAACGCCAAGAGGGGGGGGCGTTGGCATTTTAGCTGCCTTTATCCTTGCTTCCTTATTCGTTAAAATGCCCTTAACTTTCTGGCTTCCCGCAGCCTTACTTACCTTGTTCAGTTTTTTTAGCGACAAATTTGAACTCTCGCCCAAAATCCGCTTGCCTATCCAGTTCATAGCAGCCCTGTTTCTTGTCCAGCTCTCAGCTTTCAGCTTTCAGCCTTCAGCCTTCTCGCTTTTCCTCCTGGCTATATTCATCGTAGGTACCGCGAATTTTTATAATTTTATGGATGGGATCAATGGCATCGCAGGGGTCACAGGTGCAACAGGGTTTGGACTCATAGCCCTTTTTGGCTCGCTTTCGGGAACTGCCGCTTCTTTCGTAATCCTGGCCATCTGCCTCGCTCTTTCCTGTCTCGGTTTCCTTCCTTTTAATATGCCAAAGGCTAGAGTTTTTATGGGCGATGTGGGCAGCATCTTGCTCGGCTTTGTGTTCGCAGCGATAGTCGTATATTTATCCAAAAGCCTTATCGATATTATATGTCTCTCTGCCTTCCTTTTTCCTTTTTATGCAGATGAGTTGACCACCATGTATGTACGTTTGCGCGACAGAGAAAGCCTGACCCGTCCCCATCGCAGACATCTCTACCAGATTTTGGCAAACGAATATGGAATGCCTCATTGGAAGGTTTCGGTTGCATATGGCTTGTCCCAACTGATAATAGGCACAAGTGTCTTGCTGGTAAGGCCGTTTGGTAGTATCATGGTTTTGCCGCTTTTAATGATTTATTTTGCGGGATTCGTATTATTGACCATTCGTCTGCGAAGCGGAACCGCTCGTCTCACCGCGAAGGCGCAAAGAACGACCTAA
- a CDS encoding NAD-dependent epimerase/dehydratase family protein, translated as MQNILITGAAGFIGNALCRRLASGNKVIGVYYRKGPANYADVSWEQTDLTDVSAVAAVCEKYSPDVVIHCAGIAHQKIGSVNSPTYMRVNSEATGNLAKAASQVNPDVRFIFLSSVSVYGEGPGITSRKDATAQKRKNYNGISENGKCQPSSDYARSKLGAEKRLVALADEGILNGLVILRLAPVYDREWSFNLNRRVLAPLTITYIRFGSGLQRMSALARPNLVDFVEFLIKSKLATDAHRHIGRKKEKDTGVNILNVCDAEPYEFNTIIQVFKSSGARPNRPVISVPLSVVRFATRMAGCLLPDRKRWLYSCYDKLASSLVFDNERMLKTGFRPRHSLQTIFQSTD; from the coding sequence GTGCAAAACATTCTGATAACTGGCGCAGCGGGATTTATCGGAAACGCTTTGTGTAGGCGATTGGCCTCTGGTAATAAAGTGATCGGGGTTTATTATAGAAAAGGGCCTGCTAACTATGCAGATGTTTCCTGGGAACAAACCGACCTGACCGATGTAAGTGCCGTGGCCGCGGTTTGTGAAAAATATTCCCCCGATGTGGTTATTCATTGCGCGGGGATCGCACACCAGAAGATTGGATCAGTAAATTCTCCCACTTACATGCGTGTGAACAGTGAGGCTACGGGAAATCTGGCAAAGGCCGCTTCTCAAGTTAATCCTGATGTGCGTTTTATTTTTTTGTCTTCCGTGTCCGTGTATGGTGAAGGGCCGGGGATTACCTCACGCAAAGACGCAACGGCGCAAAAAAGAAAGAATTATAATGGGATTAGTGAGAATGGCAAATGTCAGCCTTCAAGCGATTATGCCCGCAGTAAGCTTGGTGCCGAGAAGCGTCTTGTTGCTTTAGCTGATGAGGGCATACTCAATGGTCTAGTCATCCTACGTCTGGCACCTGTGTATGATCGTGAATGGAGTTTTAACCTTAATCGCCGGGTATTAGCACCTCTGACCATAACCTATATCCGTTTCGGTTCAGGGCTGCAAAGGATGTCTGCATTGGCCAGACCGAACTTGGTTGATTTTGTCGAATTTCTAATAAAAAGCAAATTAGCCACGGACGCACACAGACACATAGGACGTAAAAAAGAAAAAGATACTGGAGTGAATATCTTAAACGTTTGTGATGCTGAGCCTTATGAATTTAACACTATTATCCAAGTCTTTAAAAGCTCCGGCGCACGTCCCAACCGGCCGGTTATTTCGGTGCCATTATCTGTTGTCCGGTTTGCAACCAGGATGGCAGGGTGCCTTTTACCTGACAGAAAGAGATGGCTGTATTCCTGTTATGACAAGCTGGCTTCAAGTTTGGTCTTTGATAATGAAAGAATGCTGAAAACCGGTTTCAGGCCGCGCCATTCCCTGCAGACAATCTTTCAATCCACAGATTAA
- a CDS encoding glycosyltransferase family 2 protein, which translates to MIDITISLVSFNQRHDLDRLLPSLRAVAKSVQAEILLVDNRSTDGTGEFVQENFPEIIVSANPNRAGYGENHNLNLKKARGQYFVIMNSDMTVEPDIFLRLQNFMDQNDDAGIVSPRILNPDGTIQGLNKRYPTLADLFIRRFVPKSLQHYFSSRIAYYEMRDVGYDSVYDVPFLSGAFMFCRAELLKRVGGFDSGYFLYFEDADLCRRIQRTHRTVYYPEASVTHFWERSAHKDWRYTYYFIKSAHRYFARWGYRLY; encoded by the coding sequence ATGATAGATATAACCATCTCGTTAGTTTCTTTCAATCAGCGTCATGACCTTGATCGGTTATTGCCCTCCCTTCGGGCGGTGGCCAAGTCGGTCCAGGCGGAAATTCTGCTTGTGGACAATCGATCCACGGATGGAACAGGCGAATTTGTGCAAGAGAACTTTCCGGAAATTATTGTTTCGGCCAATCCGAACAGAGCGGGATATGGCGAGAATCACAACTTAAACCTTAAGAAGGCCCGTGGGCAATATTTTGTGATCATGAATTCGGACATGACGGTGGAACCGGATATATTTCTCCGTCTGCAGAACTTTATGGACCAGAATGATGACGCGGGGATTGTCTCACCGAGAATTCTTAACCCGGACGGCACGATTCAAGGTCTTAATAAGCGCTATCCCACCCTCGCTGACCTGTTTATACGTCGTTTTGTGCCCAAAAGTCTTCAGCATTATTTCTCAAGCCGTATCGCTTATTATGAGATGAGAGATGTCGGATATGATTCAGTATATGACGTCCCATTTCTGAGCGGAGCCTTTATGTTTTGCCGGGCTGAACTACTGAAGCGTGTCGGTGGATTTGATTCCGGCTATTTTTTATACTTTGAGGATGCAGATTTGTGCCGCAGAATACAGCGGACACACCGAACAGTATATTACCCGGAAGCGTCCGTTACTCATTTTTGGGAAAGATCAGCTCATAAAGACTGGAGATACACGTATTATTTTATCAAAAGCGCACATCGTTATTTCGCTCGCTGGGGCTATCGACTTTATTGA
- a CDS encoding class I SAM-dependent methyltransferase, which yields MEYEQYYNYLLQRGWLGFFYRRYWLYPRISRFLAGRVLDVGCGIGDFLEYREQTIGIDINPYNVAYCRKNRLEACQIDGVHYPFATATFDGAVLDNVLEHLSDPIPSLSEIRRVLKPGGTLVAGVPGRRGYSSDPDHKQFYDEDMLIKKLAGTGFQITKILHMPFRSLWLERNISQYCIYGIFQRT from the coding sequence ATGGAATATGAACAGTACTATAATTATCTCCTCCAACGGGGTTGGCTGGGATTCTTTTATCGCCGATATTGGTTGTACCCAAGAATCAGTCGATTTTTAGCGGGCAGGGTATTGGATGTTGGCTGCGGGATCGGGGATTTTTTAGAATATCGGGAACAAACCATCGGTATTGATATCAACCCCTACAACGTGGCCTATTGCCGTAAAAACAGATTGGAAGCCTGCCAGATTGATGGAGTACATTATCCTTTTGCAACCGCGACCTTTGACGGAGCAGTTCTGGATAATGTTTTGGAACATCTATCAGACCCTATTCCATCCCTATCTGAAATTCGCAGAGTCCTAAAACCTGGTGGTACGTTGGTAGCGGGAGTTCCCGGCCGGCGGGGCTACTCTTCCGATCCTGATCATAAGCAGTTCTATGACGAGGATATGTTGATCAAAAAACTGGCGGGAACCGGCTTTCAAATTACCAAAATCCTGCATATGCCGTTCAGATCCTTGTGGCTGGAGAGGAATATAAGCCAATACTGCATCTATGGGATATTTCAACGCACCTAA
- a CDS encoding glycosyltransferase, with amino-acid sequence MVIPSLILAAPVKGAVALCNGLVNYLPVRLVALKDDVVAPGLEIDPKVPVISLAKKRSWFDKYGTYRRILRSFGERKDLISISSCFSGDAFNFFFAPYATILSGVRGNLPRNYAIEFGFLGRSAALLHFWMLKRFDRVVAMSSEMAGQLRKAGIKRIDTIGNFVDEEKLGRKREPRGKVGASFRFVFVGRLTQLKCPELPIMAAASLRRSGINCLLEFVGDGPMRGELESLAKKLDLDSFVIFHGHQANPYRLLQQCDCLVLPSRTEGISRAALEALFFGIPVILRDVDANREVVIPGWNGELFKTDEDLVNIMAEMATTPRERTGDRKNLLPEAFRQDFNVRRFLEIVVRDPNGI; translated from the coding sequence GTGGTGATTCCGTCTTTGATTCTGGCCGCTCCGGTAAAAGGGGCTGTAGCTCTGTGCAATGGATTAGTCAATTATCTACCGGTCAGGCTTGTTGCTCTGAAAGACGATGTTGTCGCCCCGGGCCTCGAAATCGATCCCAAGGTGCCGGTTATCTCCCTTGCGAAGAAACGCAGTTGGTTTGACAAATACGGAACGTATCGAAGAATTCTCCGGAGTTTCGGAGAGCGGAAGGATTTGATTTCTATTTCCTCTTGTTTTTCCGGAGACGCTTTCAATTTTTTTTTCGCACCCTATGCCACTATTTTGAGCGGTGTTCGCGGGAACCTGCCTAGAAACTATGCAATTGAATTTGGATTCTTGGGCCGAAGCGCTGCCCTTCTTCATTTCTGGATGCTGAAACGCTTTGACCGGGTAGTCGCCATGTCCTCCGAGATGGCTGGACAATTGCGCAAGGCCGGCATCAAGCGCATTGACACTATTGGGAATTTTGTGGATGAGGAAAAACTGGGGCGTAAGAGAGAACCGCGCGGAAAAGTGGGCGCAAGTTTTCGTTTTGTGTTTGTGGGAAGGCTTACACAACTCAAGTGCCCGGAGCTTCCAATCATGGCTGCTGCATCTTTACGCAGGAGCGGCATCAACTGTCTTCTGGAATTCGTCGGGGACGGTCCCATGCGTGGTGAGCTGGAGAGTTTGGCCAAGAAATTGGATTTGGATTCCTTTGTTATCTTTCATGGCCATCAGGCGAATCCCTACAGATTGTTACAACAGTGTGACTGTCTAGTGCTGCCTTCTCGCACTGAAGGTATTTCGCGAGCGGCCTTGGAGGCCCTTTTTTTTGGAATACCCGTAATCCTCCGGGACGTGGATGCCAACCGTGAGGTAGTTATTCCAGGCTGGAATGGCGAGCTTTTCAAAACCGACGAAGATTTGGTGAATATCATGGCTGAAATGGCAACGACACCGAGGGAAAGGACAGGGGACAGAAAAAACTTACTGCCTGAGGCCTTTCGCCAGGACTTCAATGTGCGGCGTTTCCTGGAGATAGTTGTTCGAGATCCGAATGGAATATGA
- a CDS encoding glycosyltransferase family 4 protein produces the protein MPSRSANSIHVARMCQALIDSGHQVTLFVARSIRGKKEFQAQFESFYGYDIGLMQVTSFYIHISKALISRIAVRALIKYLADAVVGCRPDLVISRNLCASFIIGVLLRRRLVFETHQPEGGWRKYLQRALMRRPWVTTVAISEALLGILGQHHGFLPARYLVLHDAAPHPGPILSPTEKLILREELLGAEQFAGYSMFAGYFGHLYAGRGIDIIEALAGKHKNTAFLVFGGNEKDINSARESNGSKNLFIMGHIAPALVSKYMAAMDVLLMPYQKSVSIGLKAMDTSRWMSPMKMFEYMASGVPIISSKLPVLEEVLRSGENSLLVEPDRIDEWSSCLNHLEKDRSLGKKLAQNAYKECTSKYSWSTRAKQMVKAGAE, from the coding sequence ATGCCGTCTCGCAGTGCAAATTCCATACATGTTGCGCGCATGTGCCAGGCTTTGATAGATTCGGGGCATCAGGTCACCCTGTTTGTCGCCCGTTCCATTCGGGGGAAGAAGGAATTCCAAGCCCAGTTCGAGTCGTTTTACGGCTATGATATCGGGCTGATGCAGGTAACTTCCTTCTACATCCATATAAGCAAGGCGTTGATCTCTCGCATTGCTGTGCGCGCCTTGATAAAGTATCTTGCCGATGCTGTTGTCGGTTGCCGGCCCGACCTGGTGATCTCGAGGAATCTGTGTGCATCTTTTATTATCGGAGTGCTTTTGCGGCGCAGATTGGTTTTTGAAACGCACCAACCTGAGGGTGGTTGGCGAAAGTACCTGCAGAGGGCGCTGATGCGACGACCGTGGGTGACTACGGTAGCCATATCCGAGGCCCTACTGGGAATTCTGGGTCAGCACCATGGATTCCTCCCTGCAAGATATTTGGTGCTGCATGATGCTGCCCCCCATCCAGGTCCGATCCTATCTCCCACAGAGAAGCTGATTCTGCGAGAAGAATTGCTTGGTGCGGAACAATTTGCAGGCTACAGTATGTTTGCAGGCTACTTTGGACATCTTTATGCCGGGAGAGGGATAGACATCATTGAAGCATTGGCCGGAAAGCACAAGAACACAGCCTTCCTGGTCTTTGGCGGCAACGAAAAGGATATTAACAGCGCCCGTGAAAGCAATGGATCGAAGAATCTCTTCATAATGGGGCACATTGCGCCTGCTCTCGTTTCCAAATACATGGCTGCCATGGATGTGTTGCTCATGCCCTACCAGAAGAGTGTTTCGATAGGCTTGAAAGCCATGGATACTTCCCGCTGGATGTCTCCGATGAAAATGTTTGAGTACATGGCTTCTGGAGTACCAATTATTTCATCGAAATTACCAGTTTTGGAAGAGGTACTTCGTTCGGGAGAAAACTCCCTTTTGGTTGAACCGGATCGAATTGACGAGTGGTCCAGTTGTTTGAATCACCTGGAAAAAGACAGGTCACTTGGGAAAAAGCTGGCACAGAACGCCTACAAAGAGTGTACGTCGAAATACAGCTGGAGTACAAGAGCAAAGCAGATGGTGAAAGCCGGTGCAGAATAA